The Myroides fluvii region ATTAGAATTTTCAATAAATTCATCACCTCAATTGTTATATCAATACGTGTCAGATCCCTCAGGATTAAGTGAGTGGTTTGCTGACAATGTTAACTCAAGAGGAGAGGTTTATTCTTTTATATGGGGGGATTCGGAAGAAAAAGCAAGAGTAGTTACAAGAAAAACAGACGAAAGAGTACGTTACAGATGGTTAGATGAAGATGGAGATGACACGGAATATTACTTTGAAATAAAAATAATACGCGATGAACTGACAAAAGATGTGACAATCGTTGTAACTGATTTTGCAGAAGCAGACGAAATAAATGAATCAAAACAATTGTGGGAAAATCAAATCATGGATTTAAAACAAGTGTTGGGTTCTGCCTAATTTCCACAAAATATAACTTATATTTGCC contains the following coding sequences:
- a CDS encoding START-like domain-containing protein; its protein translation is MKEKYELEFSINSSPQLLYQYVSDPSGLSEWFADNVNSRGEVYSFIWGDSEEKARVVTRKTDERVRYRWLDEDGDDTEYYFEIKIIRDELTKDVTIVVTDFAEADEINESKQLWENQIMDLKQVLGSA